In the genome of Hyphomonas sp. Mor2, one region contains:
- a CDS encoding isoprenyl transferase: MTSAPSAAQTGEGGPSADSFPEHIAIIMDGNGRWAKARNLPRAVGHERGVEALRRTVEAAQEVGLKTLTVYSFSTENWRRPVSEVNALFGLLKSYVKRDLERLAREGVRVRILGTRKGLPADIHELVDRAEARTADNTEFNLCIAFNYGGREEILRAVGQAAQAIADGKLSSAELSEEAFSSFLDTSNVSDPDLIIRTSGEYRLSNFLIWQAAYSELVFMDVLWPDFGKAHLVEAIETFQKRERRFGGLATGAA; encoded by the coding sequence TTGACCTCCGCGCCTTCAGCTGCCCAGACCGGGGAGGGCGGGCCTTCAGCCGACAGCTTTCCCGAGCACATTGCCATCATCATGGATGGCAATGGGCGTTGGGCCAAGGCGCGAAACCTGCCGCGGGCGGTCGGTCATGAGCGCGGCGTAGAGGCGCTGCGGCGCACGGTTGAAGCCGCGCAGGAAGTCGGTCTGAAGACGCTCACCGTCTATTCCTTCTCGACGGAGAACTGGCGCCGTCCGGTGTCTGAAGTCAACGCTCTGTTCGGCTTGCTGAAATCCTATGTGAAACGTGACCTGGAGCGGCTGGCGCGGGAAGGGGTGCGTGTCCGCATTCTCGGCACACGTAAAGGCCTGCCAGCTGACATTCACGAGCTGGTGGATCGGGCCGAAGCGAGGACCGCAGACAATACCGAATTCAATCTCTGTATCGCGTTCAATTATGGTGGACGCGAAGAGATCCTGCGTGCGGTCGGCCAGGCCGCGCAAGCGATTGCCGATGGCAAATTATCATCTGCCGAACTCAGCGAAGAGGCCTTCTCGTCATTTCTGGATACATCCAATGTCTCGGACCCGGATCTGATCATTCGGACGAGCGGTGAGTATCGATTGAGCAATTTCCTGATCTGGCAGGCCGCGTATTCGGAACTGGTGTTCATGGACGTGTTGTGGCCGGACTTTGGGAAAGCACACCTGGTTGAAGCAATAGAGACGTTCCAGAAGCGCGAACGTCGGTTTGGCGGATTGGCTACCGGAGCCGCTTGA
- the frr gene encoding ribosome recycling factor codes for MSYDKKDLERRMDGAISSLQTELQGLRTGRASVNLLDAVQVSAYGSMMPLNQVGSVSVMDARMIGVNIWDKGLVGAADKAIRESGLGLNPVVDGQTLRIPIPPLNEERRVELTKVAGKYAEAARVAVRNVRRDGMDALKKMEKDGDISEDEHRSLSDEVQKLTDSFVGKVDDALKNKEAEIMQV; via the coding sequence ATGAGTTACGACAAAAAAGACCTCGAGCGCCGCATGGATGGCGCGATCAGTTCTCTTCAGACGGAATTGCAGGGATTGCGCACCGGACGGGCATCGGTGAACCTTCTGGATGCTGTGCAGGTCTCCGCCTATGGCTCGATGATGCCGCTCAATCAGGTGGGTTCCGTTTCGGTCATGGATGCGCGCATGATTGGCGTGAACATCTGGGACAAGGGCCTGGTAGGCGCTGCCGACAAGGCCATTCGCGAATCCGGTCTCGGTCTCAATCCGGTTGTGGATGGGCAGACCCTGCGCATCCCGATCCCGCCGCTCAACGAGGAGCGCCGCGTGGAGTTGACCAAGGTGGCCGGCAAATACGCCGAAGCTGCCCGCGTGGCCGTTCGCAATGTCCGCCGCGATGGCATGGACGCGCTCAAGAAAATGGAAAAGGATGGCGACATCAGTGAGGACGAGCATCGCTCGCTGTCCGATGAGGTCCAGAAACTGACGGACAGTTTTGTCGGCAAGGTCGACGACGCCCTGAAGAATAAAGAAGCGGAGATCATGCAGGTTTGA
- the pyrH gene encoding UMP kinase, with translation MSGETEPSGDLKYKRVLLKISGEALMGPTEYGIHTPTCLGFAEEIAAARELGVEICLVIGGGNIFRGMKGAAQGMERSQADSMGMLATIMNALAMQSALESIGVQTRVQSGIRMDEVCEPFIRRRAIRHMEKGRVVIFAAGTGNPYFTTDTGAALRAAEMHCDAMMKGTQVDGVYSADPKTDPNAERYDHLTYQDVLARNLKVMDASAVSLMRDTNIPIVVFSLHNKGALQDVLTGQGPSTVISAS, from the coding sequence ATGTCAGGTGAAACAGAACCTTCGGGGGACCTTAAGTATAAACGCGTCTTGTTGAAGATCTCCGGTGAAGCCCTGATGGGTCCGACCGAGTATGGCATCCACACGCCAACCTGCCTCGGATTTGCAGAAGAAATCGCCGCCGCCCGCGAACTCGGCGTCGAGATTTGCCTAGTGATTGGCGGCGGAAACATCTTCCGCGGCATGAAGGGCGCCGCGCAGGGGATGGAGCGCTCCCAGGCCGACTCCATGGGGATGCTGGCGACGATCATGAATGCGCTGGCCATGCAAAGCGCGCTGGAATCCATTGGCGTCCAGACTCGCGTCCAGTCAGGGATCCGTATGGATGAGGTCTGTGAGCCGTTCATCCGTCGTCGTGCCATTCGCCATATGGAGAAGGGCCGCGTCGTCATCTTTGCGGCAGGAACCGGGAATCCATACTTCACGACGGATACCGGTGCGGCCCTGCGGGCGGCTGAAATGCACTGCGATGCAATGATGAAAGGCACGCAGGTGGATGGCGTCTATTCAGCCGATCCCAAGACCGATCCAAATGCCGAACGCTATGATCACTTGACCTATCAGGACGTCTTGGCGCGCAATCTGAAAGTCATGGACGCATCAGCGGTCAGCCTTATGCGTGACACAAACATACCGATTGTGGTTTTCTCCCTGCATAATAAAGGGGCTTTGCAGGATGTCCTGACCGGACAGGGCCCGAGTACAGTCATCTCCGCATCGTGA
- the tsf gene encoding translation elongation factor Ts gives MAQITAALVKDLRDKTGAGMMDAKKALVENDGDVEAAIDWLRAKGLSKAAKKSGRTAADGLVAAVVSDDGKTGSVVELNAETDFVARNETFQKALSDIAGIALTTEGTTEALAAAGAPDGDGSVEDMIKRLVGTIGENMTLRRAAQIKADSVAAYIHSAEAPGMGKIGVLVGLNGAGDLTEAGKKVAMHVAATSPASATVADLDQDLVAREKQVLTEQAEQSGKPANVIEKMIEGRIKKFYKEVVLVEQQFVMNPDQTVAQFIADSGAELAGFVMFKLGDGIEKAEDNFADEVASMTKA, from the coding sequence ATGGCTCAAATCACTGCTGCCCTCGTCAAGGATCTGCGTGACAAGACTGGCGCAGGTATGATGGATGCAAAAAAGGCGCTCGTCGAGAATGATGGCGACGTCGAAGCCGCAATCGACTGGTTGCGCGCAAAAGGCCTGTCCAAGGCGGCCAAGAAGTCTGGACGCACCGCGGCTGATGGCCTCGTCGCGGCTGTCGTTTCTGACGATGGCAAGACGGGTTCTGTGGTCGAGCTGAACGCAGAAACCGACTTCGTTGCCCGCAATGAAACTTTCCAGAAAGCGCTCAGCGACATTGCCGGGATCGCGCTGACCACGGAAGGCACCACTGAGGCGCTGGCCGCTGCTGGCGCGCCGGACGGTGACGGATCGGTTGAAGACATGATCAAACGCCTCGTCGGCACGATTGGCGAGAACATGACCCTGCGCCGTGCGGCTCAGATCAAGGCAGACTCTGTCGCGGCCTACATTCACAGCGCCGAAGCACCGGGCATGGGCAAGATCGGTGTTCTGGTCGGCCTGAATGGCGCTGGCGACCTGACCGAAGCCGGCAAGAAAGTTGCGATGCATGTCGCGGCGACGTCGCCCGCTTCTGCAACGGTTGCGGACCTCGACCAGGACCTGGTCGCCCGCGAAAAGCAGGTCCTGACCGAGCAAGCCGAGCAAAGCGGCAAGCCAGCAAACGTCATCGAGAAGATGATCGAAGGCCGGATCAAGAAGTTCTACAAGGAAGTCGTCCTGGTGGAGCAGCAATTCGTCATGAACCCTGATCAAACCGTTGCTCAGTTCATCGCAGACAGCGGTGCTGAACTGGCTGGTTTCGTCATGTTCAAGCTCGGCGACGGCATTGAAAAGGCAGAAGACAACTTCGCTGACGAAGTTGCCTCAATGACCAAGGCTTAA
- the rpsB gene encoding 30S ribosomal protein S2, with translation MALPEFTMRELLEAGVHFGHQTHRWNPKMKQFIYGARSGIHIMDLSTTVPLLHQSLVKVRDTVAKGGRVLFVGTKRQAAQPVAEAAQRCAQYYMNHRWLGGTLTNWSTVSNSIKRLRELEETLGDKETSGLTKKELLNLERDREKLDKALGGIANMGGLPDLIFVVDTNKEAIAIKEARKLGIPVVAVVDTNCDPDDADFPFPGNDDAARAISLYCNLVADAVLDGLAESSAGLGIDLGEAEDVEAMVEADIAAADAAEEEAATEEASEDKTEA, from the coding sequence ATGGCATTGCCTGAATTCACAATGCGTGAACTGCTCGAAGCTGGCGTTCACTTTGGTCACCAAACACACCGCTGGAACCCCAAGATGAAGCAATTCATCTATGGCGCGCGTTCTGGCATTCACATTATGGATCTGTCGACCACCGTTCCATTGCTGCACCAGTCCCTGGTTAAGGTGCGTGACACGGTCGCCAAAGGTGGACGAGTTCTGTTCGTCGGTACGAAGCGCCAGGCGGCTCAACCGGTCGCCGAAGCCGCACAGCGCTGTGCACAGTATTACATGAACCACCGTTGGCTCGGCGGCACGCTGACAAACTGGTCGACTGTTTCCAACTCGATCAAGCGCCTGCGCGAGCTCGAGGAGACCCTGGGCGACAAAGAAACTTCGGGTCTGACCAAGAAAGAGCTCCTGAACCTGGAGCGTGACCGTGAAAAGCTGGACAAGGCGTTGGGCGGTATCGCCAATATGGGCGGCCTGCCAGACCTGATCTTTGTCGTCGACACGAACAAGGAAGCCATCGCGATCAAGGAAGCTCGCAAGCTCGGTATTCCGGTTGTCGCTGTGGTGGATACAAACTGCGATCCGGACGATGCGGACTTCCCGTTCCCGGGCAATGATGACGCGGCGCGTGCGATTTCGCTCTACTGCAACCTGGTTGCGGATGCCGTACTGGATGGCCTGGCAGAATCGTCTGCGGGTCTCGGCATTGATCTCGGCGAAGCAGAAGACGTCGAAGCGATGGTGGAAGCGGATATTGCTGCCGCTGATGCGGCTGAAGAAGAAGCCGCAACCGAAGAGGCTTCAGAAGACAAGACTGAAGCTTAA